Proteins encoded in a region of the Sulfitobacter albidus genome:
- a CDS encoding ExbD/TolR family protein — protein MSLRLPPRRPPLVIDSGLAIVNIVLLLIFFFLTTGSLSSTRDFTVSLPDTSELPLDLLPDPLLVLDANGGMTLDGVAVAQGDLAEALGDNPALHVLAERDANAGVLLDTLAAEALIAVEVRLVTVHRRAAGNGSP, from the coding sequence ATGAGCCTGCGCCTGCCTCCACGGCGCCCGCCGCTTGTGATAGACAGTGGTCTGGCCATTGTGAACATCGTGCTGTTGCTGATCTTCTTCTTTCTAACGACGGGGTCGCTGTCCAGCACACGGGACTTCACGGTGAGCTTACCCGACACCAGCGAGCTGCCGCTGGATTTGCTGCCCGACCCTTTGCTGGTGCTCGACGCGAATGGGGGGATGACCCTCGACGGTGTTGCGGTAGCACAGGGCGATCTTGCGGAAGCGCTTGGCGATAACCCGGCGCTGCACGTTTTGGCCGAACGCGACGCGAATGCAGGTGTGCTCCTCGACACGCTTGCCGCCGAAGCGTTGATTGCGGTCGAAGTCCGCCTGGTCACTGTACATCGCCGCGCAGCCGGCAACGGGTCGCCGTGA